DNA sequence from the Bombus vancouverensis nearcticus chromosome 8, iyBomVanc1_principal, whole genome shotgun sequence genome:
GTGTGGCTACGACGACCTGTACTAGGTAATAAAGTTTCACCCAAGGACAGAGACTGGAGTGCAAAGTTAAAAGCGCACGAACGTCTCTTTGCTCATCATACGCTAAACAGTATACGGAAAGATAATAGGCTTCTGAGATCACAGGTAAAACTACACGCGTTAACCTAAAATCTTCCTTGTTATTTTTTTATCTCACCATCTAGTACAATCGAAtctcgttttttatttttttattatgacAGTACTTGCGTGACACATGTCTAAATATTCGTGTCATtttaattatacagggtggttggtaactggtggtacaaacggaaagggggtgattctacgtggaaaaaaaagtcgaaaatatagaataaaagttttttattaatttttttttaatttttccatcaggacaacgatctacagtgagatcagTTATAAcaagacgcgataaagtgcacgcgtaccgaacgaaaattcaaagtcgattttctcgaaaacaaagcctcgaacgaacaatttttattctatattgtcgacttcttttttcgcgtagaatcaccccctttccgcttgtaccaccagttaccaaccaccctgagTACACGCGTAGATATTAACTTTGCCAATGTATCGTAAGTTCCATGCAAtttatttccatatttttaCGAGCTATATATTCTTGAGAAAGTTTCTataatatgttttttattatcaatttataattaaatattccgAATATATCTTAATATAcactttgaaatttaatttatttctagGTGTATCTTTATGTAATCTTTTCTTGTATGATAAACACGAAACAGCAAAATATTGCAAAGTTTTTCGTATTTGATAAAagttaagaaataaaaataattacaacttTGTTTTTACAAACTACAAAATTACGTTTTTCGCTAATCTTTACGAACGTGTTAGGTACCAAACGATGCTCTGGATCTGGCGCTTACAACCGTGTACATTCACAGCAAAGATACGTTGGTGCCCAAGAGCTACGTCCTAGTGCAACCAGAAACTTTAGGGAAGAGAACGTGGCGTGTTTTAAAAAATCAAATCGAGGTAAAACACAACGCTCCTTgtaatttattctatatttttataaaatctttTATCCGTAAGGTAAGAATCTTTTAAACCGTTAACGATGACATCTTTCTCaatcaaaaaatatataataatttagacGTTCGTGTTTATTTTCAATTAATCAAGGTTTCCAAGACACCGGATATTCCAGTAACGGAAGATCCCGTTTCGTTGCTTGTGGAAAAAGCAGAATGTTATCGTGGTCCGGTGCCAGAGAGACGAGTCCATCCGAGTAGCGTGAAATTAAATATCTCCGGACCTCACTCGGTTCAATCTAATCCCGGATACAGTCGCAAAATCGACGGAACTTTTTACAGTATTTAAACAGTATTTAAACACGGATCTGTACGGTGTTTGAGATGGAAACCCGACAGACAAATCTGTGCTAACAATCGTATTTGAGGAAATTAAATCAACGATTTTATGATTATCATCGGCACTGTCGATCGTTTCTATATATGTTTATGAATACGTATCATTTTGCCGTAATATCGCCGATAAATCTATACGGTTCGTGTGCGATTAGTAGAGTACTTCGTTTCATACTTTGTTTTGTATATCTTCTTAATTATAGTGacatttcgaagaaaaattgcCACGCAACGTAATATCTAGATTGTTATACAATgccaattattttatatacgtatGTTTTGTTAAATGTAACGGTGCAATAAAAATTACAGATTCTACGTTGAAAAGTGGGTGATTTCAGTAAATTGGAAAATATTCGTATTGGAAACAAGGGTGCGGTATAATTAATAGAAATAGTAGCAAATGTTTAGAAACCGAAACGGAATTTTACAACAGTTAGAGAAATTTAgtatataagaaaattatttattaacgtaTGGCATGTAATGGAAGCTCTATCAACGGCGAACATCGTATCAAGGAAACAGAAAAAAACATCCCAAAAATCTCGAGCCAaccgaaatcatcgcgataacTGCCCTTTACTTAAGACACCCCCGAGGCTGATGGTATCGGACCCGAACAATGTTGACAAATTTGTTTCGTAGATATCTCACGGCGTCGTGATGCGGTATCTTTGGAATCTTGGCAGCGATCTGCCGCGTGCAGCATCGGTTTCGCCCCTTTGGACATCGCTGTGACAAGAAGCGAAAGCGTGAGTCAGTGCACGGTGCGTTCTCACTGTCGACCAACCGAAGGGACAGAATGTCCCATTACCCGGGTAATCCTTGTTTGTAATAAACCAGCACCCTGCTGCCAGGGGGTGGCAGCCACCCTCGCCGCATAACGTCGCGGAGGTGGAGTCATCTCCGCACGCATATGCTCCTCATGGAATATCATTTATGTTTCGCCCCGTGCAGGCGTCTATCTTGCCCCCGTGTTTGACCCGTTCAACCCCTCTGACACCCTCTTCCAGCAGAAACTACCCTCTACGTCCTTATACATACGCCTAATCCGGCCATGATTGTCGTGGCGACCGCCTCGTCACGAAAACTCCTCCTCGACTCGTGCACccgttttctcttcttttttctgttttatttggTCTGCCACCATCAGCTCGACCCCGTTATCTTTTTAACGACATTGGTAGGTGAGTCGAAGGGAAACGGGCCGCGAGATTATTGTTTCGCTACTATGGCGAGAGATTTTCGAGGGTTTCGACGGCTGGAATTGGTGAATTGTGAGGTTCTCGAATGGGGTAGAGAGATCTACAGATTTAAGGACGGGGCTGGTTGAATAGCAACACGATTTGTAATTGTTCAAATTCTGTTGtatcgtaaaataaaataaaaatgcaagTTTATAGGTAGTTGGAAAATTCACAAAGTTTCGTTGCGTTAATCGACGTTAAGATCATGTAAGGTGTAAGACGCAGGATGAAACGAAGAAGATAAAAGCTAAAATATTCGTAAAGTTTATCACAAGACATATTTTTCACCATAGATATTATTCGTATAAACGGTTGAAATTCAATACACTTGTAAGTACTTATAAAAAGAATCTTATAAATTTGACGAGAGAAATTCGTAAAGTTGTATAAAGGTAagtattcataaatattttcctATTGAGTAAGCGTAACCTACACCCTCGAGTAAACATTATTCGTCCACGACGAATCAAATAACTCCCCCTGTAGATTACATCACGTCGAATGCCTATCGACGtggattctttttctttctcgatTAGGGGGCGTACAGAAAGTGACAAGAATAAGGGTGGAGCGATCTCAGACCGTGATGGGTAACGAGCGAGGTAACCAGCCAATTACTTGGCTGAGcgattttatttgtatttaattcttatttaatttactttttacGGTTGCCTTCGTCAGAGCCTCCGTTAACGAAATGGAAGATTCGTACGCCGTTGCAAATTCGCAAAATCATACCGTGGTGCATCGAACGCAATTAATTTAAACGACGGTAGTAAACTGACTTCTGTTTAACAAACACCTCGGAAACGATCGTTAAAGGTTTGGTTGATGGTGATTCGATGAGTTTGATTGGAAAACCTAATCAACAATAAActcgtatatttatatttatacaaggTGACTTGAAAATAGCAATGGAAGCAGAATATTTGTACCACTTCTTACCACTTTGTTAGATGTAGTTTTTAAATTCCATTCCAGATTGTAACTTATCCTTTTTTACTTATCCTGACATTGAAAGCGATAACAGGAAACATTTGCTTAAAGTACAAATATGCAAcgatgaataaataaaattagatttgtaataatatttaacgAGATTTTAATACAAGgacatatgtaacttttaaGCGATAGAGTATTAATTGTAAATTTGAAAGATCGTGGTTATTGAACGTGTTCGACGAATAAATGGTAACAGAAACAATGATCGATTTGCTATCTTCCCAATTCCTGCTCGCATACGTTTACTCGAAAGGAAATTCCGCGTAAAAGTCGCAGCAAAGTCTCATTGATCCCTCCGGGATGAAGTTGTTATTCCAGTgaacttgttacgttatatttatcAGCGCGGTGCACACTGCCACCACCCGTCGAGCTTTATCGTTCCTTTCGGTCCCATTTTTGCTCCCTCGACTTTATTCACCTACGTACTGTCAAGACAAAGCCGCAAACGACGTTATAAAGGACAGCCAGAAATAGGCTGTATTAAACGAATGATGCGAGTGATTTTTCTTGACGTTTAGCATTCTAGAAACGAAATATGCACCTGCACGGAAAGAAATAATGGCATGCTATTTACGTACAGGTAGTTTAGGCATATAGTCTTAGCTTTAATCCTCAGAATCATCGGTTACTAACTGTTACTAAATTTcttgaacatttatttattatataccgCGTGTGAAGAGATTATGAAAATAGAAGTTCGTTTTGGAAacgaaaaattagaaatttcttaagagaaaaagaaaattgtatcTGTTCCGCgcaatgttttatataatagaCGTTTCATTCGTTTCGTACACGTAGAAATTGAGTtagatttaaattttaaacgTAGAAATTAGATTAAACCGGATATGAATTTTACCAAATTTCAGATATAAAATTTACATCAGACTGTGcgtaaatttcttataaattctATGAATTATAATTGCAACAATTTTGCTCATAATTAGAACGAGCTGCGTTTCAGGAGATATAGAAtcgtaaaaatttaattgaGTTTGGTCGTTTCTGTTCGTAAGAACAAATACAAAAGGAGCTCGGAAGGTACGTGGTTAATCAAATAGTAGAAGCTCCGTGGTTGGAAATTTACCCTCTATTCCAGTCGATCTGGTTTCTCAGTCCCTTTAATGTAGAGAGAAAGCCACCCTCTTTGTAGGAGGTCAGATCTATATGAGTGGTAGCTTATGAagcttattttttaatttctg
Encoded proteins:
- the LOC117159560 gene encoding cilia- and flagella-associated protein 276, with translation MAEVSYIRNPYPVPDVVREGVWLRRPVLGNKVSPKDRDWSAKLKAHERLFAHHTLNSIRKDNRLLRSQVPNDALDLALTTVYIHSKDTLVPKSYVLVQPETLGKRTWRVLKNQIEVSKTPDIPVTEDPVSLLVEKAECYRGPVPERRVHPSSVKLNISGPHSVQSNPGYSRKIDGTFYSI